AACGACGACGCTCGGCAAAATGAATATTCCCGGCGATTTGAAAGGCAGCTGGTTTGTGCTGTTCAGCCACCCCGCCGATTTTACGCCGGTCTGCACGACCGAATTTGCCGCGTTTCAAAAGCTCGTTCCCGAGTTTGAAAAGCTCGGCGTCAAATTGATCGGCCTTTCAATCGATCAGCTGCAAAGCCATTTGAAATGGATCGAATGGATCAAAGAAAAACTCGGAATCGAAATCACCTTCCCCGTCATCGCGGCGAACGATACGGTTGCGAATAAACTCGGACTTCTGCATCCCGGAAAAGGCACGAACACCGTGCGTGCGGTCTTTATCGGCGATCCCAACGGCAAAGTGCGCCTCGTCCTCTATTATCCGCAGGAAGTCGGCCGCAATATGAAAGAAGTTTTGCGCGCCGTCAAAGTGCTCCAGATTTCCGATGCGAACGGCGTCGCGATGCCCGCCGATTGGCCTGAAAACGGTTTGATCGGCGACAGCGTCATCATTCCGCCGCCGGGAAGCAAAGCCGAAGCCGATAAGCGCCTTTCCGAATACGACGGTTACGACTTTTGGTTTTGCCACAAAAAACTTTAATAAAAATTGTATATAAAAAACGCTATGTAAAAATTAAGGCGCCGCTTACCGAAAGGTGTGCCGGCGCTTTTTTTATTCGTGCGGAGGGTTTAATGATAAATACATTCTTTTTTCGGACGGCGCGTATCGGAAGAACCCGCCTTCCGCACTTCGGTAACCCTCATCCGCGCTCGCGCGCGGACGCTTCGCGGTGCTCCACGCGGGCGTAGGCGGATCGCGTACAATAAACATATTTTTTAGGTCGAATGTCGAGTTTTGAAAGTATGCGTGAATAAAGCTATGCTTTCGGCGAGAACTTCGTTCGCTGCGCTCACTACCGAGTTTGCTCTGCAAACTCGCCGTGTATGCCGCGGTCGCGCTTTTAGAGCAGGCTTCCGCAAGTACGCTTTCCGGCATTCTTCGCCGGTACTCGTTTTTACGTACTCTGTCGTAAAACTTGTCGATGGACATGTGCTCGTTATCGTGATATTTTATTCGTGCGGAGGGTTTAATACCCCGACGCCGCTTGAAGCTTCGCTGCGAGGCTGCGTCGTAACAAAGGGTATTAAAGCCGACTGCAACCACCTTATGAGAACAACATACCCCGACGCTTGCGTCGGGGGTGTTGATTATACGGTTTCCATAAGAGTGCCGTATTGTTTAGTCGGGCACACATTCTATTAATAAAATCGCTGCGGGAGATACAATGAAAACGATCGGATTATTGGGCGGGATGAGTTGGGAAAGTACGGTAACGTATTACCGCATAATCAACGAAGCCGTCAAAGAAAAGCTCGGAGGACTTCATTCGGCAAAAATCGTCATGTACAGCGTCGACTTTGCGGAAATCGAAGCGTGTCAGGCAAACGGGGATTGGGAAAAAAGCGCCGAAATACTTGCCGAAGCAGCTGCGTCGCTTGAAAAAGCGGGTGCGGATTTTATCGTCATCTGTACCAATACGATGCACAAAACGGTTCCCGCGATTCAAGCGCGTATTTCCGTTCCGATTTTGCATATCGCCGACGCGACGGCGGAAGAGCTGATTCGAAACGGAATAAAACGTGTCGGCCTTCTCGGCACGAAATACACCCTTACGCAGGATTTTTATAAAGACCGCATCGCGGCAAAAGGCTTGGACGTGCTTGTTCCCGAGCCGGTGCAAATCGAGCTGGTCAATGCGGTCATCTACGATGAACTGTGTCTCGGCATCGTTTCCGAAAAATCGAAAAAAGAGTATCTCCGTATCATAGCCGATTTGAAATCGCGCGGAGCCGAAGCCGTTATCCTCGGCTGCACCGAAATAGGCTTGCTTATTTCGCAGGAAGATTCGGATATTCC
This Treponema socranskii subsp. buccale DNA region includes the following protein-coding sequences:
- a CDS encoding peroxiredoxin, with protein sequence MEQTTMHMPLLGDDFPELSVTTTLGKMNIPGDLKGSWFVLFSHPADFTPVCTTEFAAFQKLVPEFEKLGVKLIGLSIDQLQSHLKWIEWIKEKLGIEITFPVIAANDTVANKLGLLHPGKGTNTVRAVFIGDPNGKVRLVLYYPQEVGRNMKEVLRAVKVLQISDANGVAMPADWPENGLIGDSVIIPPPGSKAEADKRLSEYDGYDFWFCHKKL
- a CDS encoding aspartate/glutamate racemase family protein, whose translation is MKTIGLLGGMSWESTVTYYRIINEAVKEKLGGLHSAKIVMYSVDFAEIEACQANGDWEKSAEILAEAAASLEKAGADFIVICTNTMHKTVPAIQARISVPILHIADATAEELIRNGIKRVGLLGTKYTLTQDFYKDRIAAKGLDVLVPEPVQIELVNAVIYDELCLGIVSEKSKKEYLRIIADLKSRGAEAVILGCTEIGLLISQEDSDIPVFDTAKIHAQLAAEKAVL